A region from the Benincasa hispida cultivar B227 chromosome 10, ASM972705v1, whole genome shotgun sequence genome encodes:
- the LOC120088703 gene encoding uncharacterized protein LOC120088703: MGNSLRCCLACVLPCGALDLIRIVHLNGHVEEIAHPITAGDVLKANPNHVLSKPSSQGVVRRILILSPESELKRGSIYFLIPATSLPEKKRNAGTTLKTPSRKVKHCTVAAVSAAADGDSYLSDVVSDKKPSRRERRGSRVVVWRPHLESISED; this comes from the coding sequence ATGGGTAACAGTTTAAGATGCTGTTTAGCTTGTGTTCTTCCTTGTGGAGCTTTAGATTTGATCCGAATCGTCCATTTGAACGGCCACGTCGAAGAAATTGCTCATCCGATCACCGCCGGCGACGTTCTAAAAGCCAACCCAAATCACGTTCTTAGTAAGCCTTCTTCACAAGGAGTTGTTCGCCGGATTCTGATCCTCTCGCCGGAATCGGAGCTCAAAAGGGGAAGTATTTATTTCTTGATTCCGGCGACTTCTCTGCCGGAGAAGAAACGAAACGCCGGAACTACCCTTAAAACTCCGTCAAGAAAAGTCAAACATTGCACCGTCGCCGCCGTGTCCGCCGCCGCAGACGGTGATTCTTACCTCTCCGATGTTGTCTCCGACAAGAAACCGTCCCGACGGGAGCGCCGCGGCAGCCGAGTGGTCGTATGGCGGCCCCATTTAGAGAGCATTTCTGAagactaa